One genomic region from Thermoleptolyngbya sichuanensis A183 encodes:
- a CDS encoding GMC oxidoreductase, translated as MIIDDAHYDVIIVGTGAGGGTLARKLAPTGKKILILERGDVMPLEEQNRSNVDIFKKELYHAPEQWFDIAGEPFAPQTKYAVGGNTKIYGAALLRMRERDFEMVTHHEGVSPEWCVKYADFEPYYTEAENLYQVHGAVGADPTEPPHSADYPYPAVGHDPQIEEVIGAIAAQSLHPASLPMALTHQTDDPTNDSEVSGINPALQHPNVTLKTSATVTSLHTNPSGREVKAVEAEIGGQPYLFLGDIIVLACGAINTAAVLLRSCSEACSQGLANSSGLVGRNLMKHRLSSVVQLSKPNSGKFQRSVYVNDFYWGEEGFDYPMGHIYNTGGLLQDIIFAESPPVLSVLAKMMPGFGLQQMATRSIGWWVQSEDLPSADNRVRVDSKKLYVEYTPNNTEPHERLVYRWTEVLKTAEKGMDKSLLQMSGRHPSGEMPLSVVANACGTCRFGEDPATSVLNPDCRAHDVDNLYIVDGSFFPSISATSPALTIMANALRVGDRLIERLK; from the coding sequence ATGATTATCGACGACGCGCATTATGACGTGATTATTGTGGGAACGGGGGCAGGCGGTGGCACGCTGGCCCGAAAACTCGCGCCCACAGGCAAGAAAATTCTGATTCTGGAACGCGGCGACGTGATGCCGCTGGAGGAACAGAACCGCAGCAACGTCGATATTTTCAAAAAGGAACTCTATCACGCGCCGGAGCAGTGGTTTGACATTGCGGGTGAACCCTTTGCGCCCCAGACAAAGTATGCCGTCGGCGGCAACACCAAAATCTACGGTGCGGCGCTGCTGCGAATGCGAGAGCGTGACTTTGAAATGGTGACGCATCACGAGGGCGTGTCGCCAGAATGGTGCGTGAAATACGCTGACTTTGAGCCGTACTACACCGAAGCGGAGAACCTCTATCAGGTGCATGGGGCTGTGGGAGCCGACCCCACCGAGCCGCCCCACAGCGCCGACTATCCCTATCCCGCCGTAGGGCACGATCCGCAGATTGAGGAAGTGATTGGGGCGATCGCCGCTCAGTCCCTTCATCCTGCCTCGCTGCCAATGGCGCTGACCCACCAGACCGACGACCCCACCAATGATTCCGAAGTCAGCGGCATCAATCCTGCCCTTCAGCATCCCAACGTCACCCTGAAAACGAGCGCAACGGTCACCTCGCTGCACACCAACCCCTCTGGCAGAGAAGTAAAAGCGGTTGAAGCCGAAATCGGCGGGCAGCCCTATCTATTTTTGGGCGACATCATTGTGCTGGCCTGCGGTGCGATTAATACAGCGGCAGTGCTGCTGCGGTCATGCAGCGAAGCCTGTTCGCAAGGGCTGGCCAATAGCTCTGGGCTGGTGGGACGCAACCTAATGAAGCATCGGCTATCGTCAGTGGTGCAGCTTTCCAAGCCCAACAGCGGCAAGTTTCAGCGCAGCGTCTACGTCAACGATTTTTACTGGGGCGAAGAAGGATTTGACTACCCAATGGGGCACATTTATAACACGGGCGGCCTGCTGCAAGACATTATCTTCGCAGAGTCGCCGCCTGTGCTGTCGGTGCTGGCCAAGATGATGCCGGGGTTTGGGCTACAACAGATGGCGACCCGCTCCATTGGCTGGTGGGTGCAGAGCGAAGACCTGCCCAGCGCCGACAACCGCGTGCGCGTAGACAGCAAAAAGCTTTACGTCGAGTATACGCCGAACAATACCGAACCCCATGAGCGTTTGGTTTATCGCTGGACAGAGGTGCTGAAAACGGCGGAAAAAGGCATGGACAAATCGCTACTCCAGATGAGCGGTCGCCATCCCAGCGGGGAAATGCCGCTGTCAGTGGTGGCTAACGCCTGCGGCACCTGTCGCTTTGGGGAAGATCCGGCGACCTCGGTTCTCAATCCCGACTGTCGCGCCCACGATGTCGATAATCTCTACATTGTAGACGGCAGCTTCTTCCCGTCGATTTCCGCCACCAGTCCGGCGCTGACGATTATGGCCAACGCGCTGCGGGTGGGCGATCGCCTGATCGAGCGCCTAAAATAA
- a CDS encoding response regulator — MIRIVLVDDQHLIRQGMKALLELEADLQIIGEAENGQVAVQQVEQLHPDLVLMDIRMPVMDGVAATEAIARQFPSTKVLILTTFDDQEYVTAALQNGATGYLLKDTPSEDLAEAIRAAHKGYTQISPGILPKLLARVAPSPAPALAPPDGFSSLTPREREVLVLVAQGASNREIAKALYISEGTVKNHVTNILNRLELRDRTQAAILANTFLDWLT, encoded by the coding sequence ATGATTCGGATCGTTCTGGTAGATGATCAGCATTTGATTCGTCAGGGCATGAAAGCACTGCTTGAACTGGAAGCTGATTTGCAGATCATTGGCGAGGCAGAAAATGGTCAGGTTGCAGTGCAGCAGGTTGAACAACTGCATCCTGACTTGGTGCTGATGGACATTCGGATGCCTGTGATGGATGGCGTGGCTGCGACAGAGGCGATCGCCCGTCAGTTTCCCAGCACCAAAGTCCTGATTCTCACCACATTTGACGATCAGGAATATGTCACCGCTGCCCTGCAAAACGGCGCGACGGGTTACTTACTCAAAGACACGCCCTCAGAAGATCTAGCCGAAGCCATCCGCGCTGCCCACAAGGGCTACACCCAGATTAGTCCTGGCATTTTGCCGAAACTGCTGGCCCGGGTTGCGCCGTCGCCCGCGCCCGCCCTTGCCCCGCCCGACGGATTCTCCAGCCTCACTCCCCGCGAGCGCGAGGTGCTAGTTCTCGTTGCTCAGGGAGCCAGCAACCGCGAAATTGCCAAGGCGCTTTACATTTCGGAGGGCACGGTCAAAAACCACGTCACCAATATTCTGAACCGCCTGGAATTGCGCGATCGCACGCAAGCTGCCATCCTAGCTAACACGTTTCTCGACTGGCTGACCTGA
- a CDS encoding cytochrome c oxidase subunit 3, whose product MDSSISTEKLDGAIAPHTAHAHEEDHAGNSMFGFIIFLLSESVIFLSFFAGYILVKTTTPNWLPEGVSGLEVSKPAINTIVLVSSSFVAYFAERALKKENLLVFRLLWLLTMAMGAYFLVGQAIEWSELEFGFSDGVFGGLFYLLTGFHGLHVFTGILLMGIMLFKSFVPGNYAGGHTGVDATSLFWHFVDVIWIILFILIYVWQ is encoded by the coding sequence ATGGATAGCTCTATCTCAACCGAAAAACTGGATGGGGCGATCGCCCCCCACACTGCCCACGCCCACGAGGAAGACCACGCGGGCAATAGTATGTTTGGCTTCATCATCTTTCTGCTGTCGGAAAGCGTGATTTTCCTCAGCTTTTTTGCGGGCTACATCCTGGTGAAAACAACCACCCCCAACTGGCTTCCCGAAGGCGTTTCGGGGCTGGAGGTCTCAAAGCCTGCCATCAATACCATCGTGCTGGTGTCCAGCAGCTTTGTCGCCTACTTCGCCGAGCGAGCGCTGAAAAAAGAGAATCTGCTGGTGTTTCGGCTGCTGTGGCTGCTGACGATGGCGATGGGTGCATACTTCCTGGTGGGGCAGGCGATCGAGTGGAGCGAACTGGAGTTTGGCTTTTCCGATGGCGTGTTTGGCGGGCTGTTTTATCTGCTGACGGGCTTCCACGGGCTGCACGTCTTCACGGGCATTTTGCTGATGGGCATTATGCTGTTCAAATCCTTTGTGCCTGGAAACTACGCGGGTGGACACACGGGTGTCGATGCGACCTCGCTGTTCTGGCATTTTGTGGATGTTATTTGGATTATTCTGTTCATTCTGATCTACGTCTGGCAGTGA